A stretch of the Haloarcula ordinaria genome encodes the following:
- a CDS encoding DUF5795 family protein → MAENRVVQGRMQTPQSLAELIEGESVMDAEPIEDADRACPECGENVISVGYMPSALEFVTGYKCQECDWAETDRD, encoded by the coding sequence ATGGCCGAGAACCGCGTCGTGCAGGGACGGATGCAGACGCCACAGAGCCTCGCCGAGCTCATCGAGGGCGAGAGCGTGATGGACGCCGAACCGATCGAAGACGCCGACCGGGCGTGCCCGGAGTGTGGTGAGAACGTCATCTCAGTCGGGTACATGCCCTCTGCACTGGAGTTCGTCACTGGCTACAAATGCCAGGAGTGCGACTGGGCCGAGACCGACCGCGACTGA
- a CDS encoding DEAD/DEAH box helicase translates to MSGYDLVDIEVTHESGDDLLDSLSEDSTEGEHLQSIQAVRLQAGQSDSELRSLKELDENSVKLLEHQVDAAYRALFEMDGKALLADEVGLGKTIEVGMILKEMHFRQTDESVLILTPAQLAKQWQAELREKFGLDFVCNYDDEFEDFDAHDYIIASIDTAKSERHRETVLKRDWDVLVLDEAHYVKNEETDRYDLIDRLSYNYAFFLTATPIQNELTDLYNVVSLLRPGLFGTRDVFHHYFVNSNQETLVNRDELQDRLNKVMIRNRREDTDIDFTDRTIDTRTFDPTAKERELYQAVSDYVKGAYSQDQGQKLVLMLLQKEVVSSPAALKQTIEKRLYDQSELTHADELESILDLIDEIDTVTKQERLLDIVEEARDTVEMGRVIVFTQFRATQQQILDRLASEGYTVHAFHGGHSSSEKEQIVEEFEEEGGILVSTDAMSEGRNLQFCNILVNLDLPWNPMRVEQRIGRVHRIGQKRDVFIFNMALKDTVEEYVLERLYHKIDLFQQSVGELSSILSRLEESGTSFEDEIFERLVNAGSEVDLENDFDAMAVDLQEQRDLANKLEEFNSGVFEGFDLGESDD, encoded by the coding sequence ATGAGCGGTTACGACCTCGTCGATATCGAGGTCACACACGAATCTGGTGACGATCTGCTCGATTCGTTGTCTGAGGACAGCACCGAGGGGGAGCATCTGCAGAGTATCCAAGCTGTCCGTCTCCAGGCTGGACAGTCTGATTCTGAACTCCGGTCGCTGAAGGAGCTGGACGAGAACTCCGTCAAGCTACTCGAACACCAGGTGGATGCGGCCTATCGTGCCCTCTTCGAGATGGATGGGAAGGCCCTTCTCGCAGACGAAGTGGGACTCGGGAAGACCATCGAAGTCGGAATGATTCTCAAGGAGATGCACTTCAGACAGACGGACGAATCCGTCCTCATCCTCACTCCTGCGCAGTTGGCCAAACAGTGGCAAGCGGAACTACGTGAGAAATTTGGACTCGACTTCGTCTGCAACTACGACGACGAGTTCGAGGACTTCGATGCGCACGACTACATCATCGCAAGCATAGACACTGCCAAGAGTGAGAGACACCGTGAGACTGTCCTCAAGCGCGATTGGGACGTTCTGGTACTCGACGAGGCCCACTACGTCAAGAACGAAGAGACGGACCGCTACGACCTGATAGACCGCCTCTCGTACAACTACGCGTTCTTCCTAACGGCGACACCGATTCAGAACGAACTGACGGACCTGTACAACGTCGTATCGCTACTGCGACCTGGACTCTTTGGCACACGCGATGTCTTCCACCACTACTTCGTGAACAGTAATCAGGAGACGCTGGTGAATCGAGACGAACTACAGGATCGGCTGAACAAAGTGATGATCCGGAACCGACGGGAGGACACGGACATCGACTTCACAGACCGGACTATCGACACACGGACGTTCGACCCAACCGCGAAGGAACGTGAACTCTATCAGGCGGTCTCTGACTACGTGAAAGGTGCCTACAGCCAAGACCAGGGTCAGAAGCTTGTACTGATGCTCTTACAGAAGGAGGTCGTCAGCAGTCCGGCTGCACTTAAGCAGACTATTGAGAAGCGACTCTACGACCAGTCGGAACTCACGCACGCAGACGAATTAGAGTCAATCTTGGATCTGATCGATGAGATCGATACGGTGACCAAACAGGAACGGCTCTTAGACATCGTTGAAGAAGCCCGTGATACCGTCGAAATGGGGAGAGTAATCGTCTTCACGCAGTTCCGAGCTACCCAACAGCAAATCCTCGACAGACTCGCCTCAGAGGGGTATACGGTTCACGCGTTCCACGGTGGGCACTCCAGCAGCGAGAAAGAACAGATCGTCGAGGAATTCGAAGAAGAGGGCGGAATCCTCGTGTCAACCGACGCTATGAGTGAGGGGCGTAATTTACAGTTTTGTAACATATTGGTTAACTTAGACTTGCCGTGGAACCCGATGCGTGTTGAACAACGTATTGGCCGCGTACACCGGATCGGCCAGAAACGAGACGTATTTATCTTCAATATGGCTCTGAAAGACACCGTTGAGGAGTACGTACTGGAACGGTTGTACCACAAGATCGATCTGTTCCAGCAGAGCGTGGGAGAGTTGAGCTCGATCCTAAGCCGCTTAGAAGAGTCTGGGACGAGCTTCGAAGACGAGATCTTCGAACGGCTGGTGAATGCTGGTTCCGAGGTCGATCTTGAGAATGACTTCGATGCGATGGCCGTTGACCTTCAGGAACAGCGTGACCTCGCCAATAAACTTGAGGAGTTCAACAGCGGCGTGTTCGAAGGGTTTGATCTAGGGGAGAGCGATGACTGA
- a CDS encoding DUF1156 domain-containing protein, producing the protein MTDSSGEKQVSERQSLPIEKGFPIERVNEIAAKEGRAKIHYRPIYTMHKWWARRLGCVFRAVSLYTLLDDPEKVEVFEPGNKDQTLAGWGDDDTDEFDVASLLERVDMMDPESLWKLYPKDVQVEDKKILDPFMGGGTSLVEASRFGAEVVGNDLNPVAWFVTKKELEAGQTDVEDLKNAFEEVKEDVADEITQYYRTPCPNGNHEADVMYNFWVKELDCVSCGSTVPLFKDYRVAKGRYENDDQYNVLCPGCGAVTLVDDWQSESVCNDCGHGFVPKEGNVSRGGKYNCPDCGQKYAITDAIQEQGGYDTRLYALEYYCEHCEDAGEERSLYKGYKMAEDTDIQLFNEAKERWEGNKELSSYSPSEHIPEGHIPSERNPIFDHGYEEWQDMFTSRQLFGLSTLLRSIDQNVPDDNLRELLLLGFSDSLMFNSTFSIYNLNANKIEGTFRMNSFVPQTDFVENNLWGTKFGRGTFSNTMDKVFNAVEYASNPTERYIEDGETKESEPFSKEIGGTHTLNLGDARTINFGENEFDAVITDPPYYDNVMYSEVADYFYVWQKLLLKGDYPGFDNEKTPRADSIVTNPFHGKTAEDFESELGQAFENIHHHLKSDGLLAFTYHHSDSESWGELLESLCETGFEVTATYPISSDLNKFISGEAVSFDIVVVARPIDDTEPASWNSLRRDIYRTARRTRKQLEENRDLSRGDIGVMEMGACFREYSKHHGKVQRDGEIMSAKEVVQEIYGIIQEASDIGVEDVFIDLLDTPNPSFDDVNKLCRGTNATPEDLKETHLYNQDDGFELGTWDNEKRQAYIQERVNGDGGDHLSNLDKLQFLRYRYEKGQAVQNYVEKWDVDDDMRELAGRLADVTGDDTYTRVLGDRDITSY; encoded by the coding sequence ATGACGGATAGCTCCGGAGAGAAGCAGGTTTCTGAACGTCAATCTCTCCCGATTGAGAAGGGATTCCCCATTGAACGGGTGAACGAGATCGCCGCGAAAGAAGGCCGTGCGAAGATTCACTACCGGCCGATTTACACGATGCACAAATGGTGGGCACGCCGTCTCGGCTGCGTCTTTCGTGCCGTTTCTCTGTATACACTGCTGGATGACCCAGAGAAGGTAGAAGTGTTTGAGCCAGGGAATAAGGACCAGACACTCGCCGGTTGGGGTGACGACGACACCGACGAATTCGATGTCGCGTCCCTGCTTGAGCGGGTGGACATGATGGATCCGGAGAGCCTCTGGAAGCTCTATCCCAAAGACGTCCAGGTTGAAGATAAGAAGATCCTAGATCCATTCATGGGGGGTGGGACATCGCTAGTTGAGGCCTCACGTTTCGGAGCCGAAGTCGTCGGAAACGACCTAAATCCGGTCGCATGGTTCGTTACAAAAAAAGAACTTGAGGCCGGACAGACCGACGTCGAAGACCTCAAAAACGCCTTCGAAGAGGTCAAGGAAGATGTCGCCGACGAGATCACGCAGTATTACCGGACTCCTTGCCCGAACGGCAACCACGAGGCTGATGTGATGTACAACTTCTGGGTCAAGGAGTTGGACTGCGTCTCCTGTGGGAGCACGGTTCCGCTGTTCAAGGATTACCGTGTTGCGAAAGGACGTTACGAGAATGATGACCAGTATAACGTTCTTTGTCCGGGCTGTGGAGCGGTCACGCTTGTAGACGATTGGCAGTCTGAGAGTGTCTGTAACGATTGTGGACACGGGTTCGTCCCTAAGGAAGGAAACGTCTCCCGTGGTGGGAAGTACAACTGTCCTGACTGCGGACAGAAGTATGCAATTACGGACGCGATCCAAGAACAGGGGGGTTACGACACGCGTCTGTACGCTCTGGAGTATTATTGTGAACACTGTGAGGATGCAGGTGAAGAGCGAAGCCTGTACAAAGGGTACAAAATGGCTGAAGATACGGATATTCAGCTGTTTAACGAAGCAAAAGAGAGGTGGGAAGGAAACAAAGAACTCAGTTCTTATTCACCTTCGGAACATATTCCCGAAGGACACATTCCTTCAGAAAGAAATCCTATCTTCGACCATGGGTATGAAGAGTGGCAGGATATGTTCACCAGCAGACAACTTTTCGGCCTGAGTACGCTTCTACGTTCAATTGACCAGAACGTGCCGGACGATAATCTTCGGGAATTGTTGCTTCTGGGCTTCTCTGACAGCCTGATGTTCAACAGCACGTTTTCTATCTACAATCTAAACGCTAACAAGATCGAGGGCACGTTTAGGATGAACTCATTCGTTCCCCAGACAGACTTCGTTGAGAACAACCTCTGGGGTACTAAATTTGGACGGGGAACTTTCTCCAACACGATGGACAAAGTCTTCAATGCTGTAGAATACGCCTCAAACCCCACAGAACGCTATATCGAAGATGGTGAGACAAAGGAATCAGAGCCGTTTTCGAAGGAAATTGGTGGAACACATACTCTGAATTTGGGTGACGCTAGGACGATCAATTTCGGTGAAAACGAGTTTGACGCAGTGATTACAGATCCTCCGTACTATGATAACGTCATGTATTCAGAGGTTGCTGACTACTTTTATGTTTGGCAAAAACTACTACTGAAGGGGGACTATCCGGGATTCGATAACGAAAAAACACCCAGAGCAGATAGTATTGTCACGAATCCGTTCCACGGTAAAACGGCAGAAGATTTTGAATCTGAGCTGGGACAAGCATTCGAAAATATCCACCACCACCTCAAGTCAGATGGTCTGTTGGCATTTACTTACCACCACTCTGACTCGGAATCTTGGGGGGAATTACTGGAGTCCCTTTGCGAGACTGGATTCGAGGTAACGGCCACGTATCCCATCTCCTCAGACCTGAACAAGTTCATCAGCGGAGAAGCCGTTTCCTTCGACATCGTCGTCGTCGCCCGTCCCATCGACGACACCGAACCCGCATCTTGGAACTCCCTCCGCCGCGACATCTACCGCACGGCTCGACGCACCCGCAAGCAGCTAGAAGAGAACCGCGACCTCTCCCGCGGCGACATCGGCGTGATGGAGATGGGCGCGTGTTTCCGCGAGTACTCCAAGCACCACGGGAAGGTTCAGCGCGACGGAGAGATCATGTCCGCAAAGGAGGTCGTCCAAGAGATCTACGGCATCATCCAAGAGGCAAGTGACATCGGCGTCGAGGACGTGTTCATCGACCTGCTGGACACACCGAATCCCTCGTTCGACGATGTCAACAAGCTCTGCCGCGGGACGAACGCCACACCGGAAGATCTCAAGGAGACGCACCTGTACAACCAGGACGACGGCTTCGAACTCGGCACGTGGGACAACGAGAAGCGCCAGGCGTACATCCAGGAACGCGTCAACGGCGACGGCGGCGACCACCTCTCGAACCTCGACAAGCTCCAGTTCCTCCGCTACCGTTACGAGAAGGGGCAGGCGGTCCAGAACTACGTCGAGAAGTGGGATGTCGATGACGATATGCGTGAGCTCGCTGGGCGGCTCGCCGACGTGACCGGCGACGACACGTACACGCGGGTGCTCGGCGACCGCGACATCACGAGTTACTAA
- a CDS encoding DUF499 domain-containing protein: MAQTGSLSNTLEDTVTLSRELREEGQIDGQVKLYNVDDDDEFESDAELFFERTLMTQGLREAISILRDSLTGDDPRGTHILYGPYGSGKSHQMVALYHCFDDPAAAGVWASDSVEGFDDALPESATPITVAMQNEQYEYLWEPFFEALDYDPGTFESGGYPDMQTIQEAVGDDTVAFFVDELEDWFDTLQGDRKSANKAFLQSLLESTALSDLELYTIVSVLREGSEVHDILNREQAVEVNMNNQVDKREVLRHRLIDSVDESAAREIVNGYFDAYDQAEGHVDIPDDLLSEMHDLYPFHPVLLDALETRYYADEGNQNTRGMIYLFSKVLLQMQDQTDLITHGDIDAIEFEDELAKINYERLNAATGDIKSRVDTDEVPHGRRILNTILLYSLKPSEGEGAEVSEIVMGAYQTGDLVSDVVLNLERLHGVAWHLHKLNGKYAIRDRQNPNALIRNAAVDVSETSAKAEIADFITDIFGSNAYPVGFRTNDMRDIPDDREVKVVVKDSQWSQEEIKKVITNDGRGREWRNTLVFVQPSGDKAVESGTRYIDKARYIEGARQVLADESLDDEIRTSIRNMKEQEENELREELQLLYGEVIDGDNLLDDDEWEKVEPMDLDVFVLDDAELDATNIADSAAADPFDLQSHVWDIAEDLLERRGEISVEDIYEQFLRDPEFPIPGSANDVLNATVEALNGKPVLARDTGGFRDDLSGSSLDTVLVQQEDVDVWGVDDVEQELRQRFGSGTTALDIGDLELELVEDGEVWIDGDSHDVVMRAIGRLAREEQYVIVKGNEILDKPQSDATLRDVGGAEIVGTSSLVERIQTHIDDDGYANLDTIIGEIRADEAVFLPPDETESVAREAVNEFLVDDYVLEAGGRYLGSLGDRDPTAVKIVPTVPDRIGDQILAYIEDLDPGDQFTVNKVTDRFDSSVTEYMVRTYLLENIGKDEEPEYVVNTTGSDKASDWVPGYPFRKADTEADTWRFEYNGDDVAAMRSKWRNNHQTGSVEYGDVTFMLPDREGVPGALQGTADVERTQVSLTLRSEQDYTKVQDLFERMPDEASSLKIEISFQK, translated from the coding sequence ATGGCACAAACGGGATCCTTATCAAACACACTCGAAGACACGGTGACCCTCAGCCGCGAGCTTCGAGAGGAGGGGCAGATCGACGGGCAGGTAAAGCTCTACAACGTTGACGACGACGACGAGTTCGAGTCTGATGCGGAACTCTTCTTCGAGCGGACGTTGATGACTCAGGGCCTTAGAGAGGCCATTTCGATCCTCCGTGATTCCTTGACTGGTGACGACCCGCGAGGCACACACATCCTCTACGGCCCGTACGGCAGTGGGAAGTCGCACCAGATGGTGGCGCTGTACCACTGTTTCGATGATCCTGCGGCAGCAGGTGTGTGGGCGAGTGATTCGGTTGAAGGATTCGACGACGCGCTTCCGGAGTCGGCGACGCCGATTACGGTTGCGATGCAGAACGAACAGTACGAGTACCTCTGGGAGCCTTTTTTCGAGGCTCTCGATTACGATCCGGGGACGTTCGAATCGGGGGGATATCCCGACATGCAGACGATTCAGGAGGCTGTCGGTGACGACACGGTCGCGTTCTTTGTGGACGAACTGGAGGACTGGTTCGATACACTACAAGGCGACCGAAAGAGCGCTAACAAAGCGTTCCTCCAGTCGCTGCTCGAATCCACCGCGCTCTCTGACCTCGAACTCTACACCATCGTCTCCGTGCTCCGTGAGGGATCCGAGGTCCACGACATTCTGAATCGGGAGCAGGCGGTTGAGGTCAATATGAACAACCAGGTGGATAAGCGCGAGGTCCTTCGTCACCGCCTGATCGACTCAGTGGACGAGAGTGCTGCCCGCGAGATTGTTAACGGGTACTTCGACGCGTACGATCAGGCAGAGGGGCACGTCGATATACCTGACGACCTGCTGTCGGAGATGCATGACCTCTATCCGTTCCACCCAGTGCTTCTGGACGCGCTTGAGACGCGCTACTACGCCGATGAGGGGAACCAGAACACGCGGGGGATGATTTACCTCTTCTCTAAGGTCCTCTTACAGATGCAGGATCAGACGGATCTGATCACTCACGGGGACATCGATGCAATCGAATTCGAGGACGAGCTGGCGAAGATCAACTACGAGCGACTGAACGCCGCCACGGGTGACATCAAAAGTCGTGTCGACACGGACGAAGTACCCCACGGTCGTCGCATCCTGAACACAATTCTGCTCTACTCGCTGAAACCCAGCGAAGGTGAGGGTGCGGAGGTCTCGGAAATCGTGATGGGAGCCTACCAGACGGGTGACCTCGTATCCGACGTCGTCCTCAATCTTGAACGGCTCCACGGCGTCGCGTGGCACCTTCACAAACTGAACGGAAAGTACGCCATCCGCGACCGACAGAACCCGAACGCACTCATCCGGAACGCGGCCGTGGACGTATCGGAGACGTCGGCGAAGGCCGAGATCGCGGACTTCATCACAGATATCTTCGGCTCAAACGCGTATCCGGTCGGATTCCGGACAAACGATATGCGAGACATCCCGGACGACCGGGAGGTCAAAGTCGTCGTGAAGGACAGTCAGTGGTCGCAAGAGGAAATTAAGAAGGTCATCACGAACGACGGGCGCGGACGCGAATGGCGCAACACGCTCGTGTTCGTCCAACCTTCCGGCGATAAGGCCGTCGAGTCCGGTACGCGATATATTGACAAAGCGCGGTACATCGAGGGTGCCCGGCAGGTACTCGCCGACGAATCCCTCGATGACGAAATCCGCACGTCGATTCGGAATATGAAGGAGCAGGAGGAGAACGAACTCCGCGAAGAGCTTCAACTCCTGTACGGCGAAGTCATTGACGGCGACAATCTGTTGGACGACGACGAGTGGGAGAAAGTCGAGCCGATGGACCTCGATGTCTTCGTGCTCGATGACGCCGAACTTGACGCGACGAATATCGCAGATTCGGCTGCTGCTGACCCATTCGATCTGCAATCACACGTATGGGACATTGCGGAAGACCTGCTGGAACGACGTGGTGAGATCTCGGTGGAGGATATTTACGAGCAATTCCTCCGTGATCCAGAATTCCCGATTCCCGGCAGCGCAAATGACGTGTTGAACGCGACTGTCGAGGCACTCAACGGCAAGCCGGTGCTCGCCCGTGACACCGGCGGGTTCCGCGACGACCTCTCTGGAAGTTCGCTAGATACCGTTCTCGTCCAGCAAGAGGACGTTGACGTGTGGGGCGTCGATGACGTCGAACAAGAACTCCGCCAGCGCTTCGGGAGCGGAACAACAGCACTCGACATCGGCGACCTGGAGCTTGAGCTCGTCGAGGACGGCGAGGTATGGATCGACGGCGACAGCCACGACGTCGTGATGCGTGCCATCGGCCGGCTCGCTCGTGAGGAACAGTACGTCATTGTCAAAGGGAACGAGATCCTCGACAAGCCCCAGTCCGACGCGACGCTCCGCGACGTCGGCGGCGCAGAGATCGTCGGTACGTCGTCGCTCGTGGAGCGCATCCAGACGCACATTGACGACGACGGCTACGCGAACCTCGACACCATCATCGGTGAGATTCGTGCGGACGAAGCAGTGTTCCTCCCGCCGGACGAGACGGAGTCCGTCGCACGAGAGGCGGTGAACGAGTTCCTCGTTGACGACTACGTGCTAGAGGCTGGCGGTCGGTACCTCGGGTCGCTCGGCGACCGCGACCCGACGGCGGTGAAGATTGTCCCGACGGTACCGGATCGGATCGGCGACCAGATCCTGGCGTACATCGAAGATCTGGACCCGGGCGACCAGTTCACCGTCAACAAAGTCACCGACCGGTTCGACAGCAGCGTCACCGAGTACATGGTTCGGACGTACCTGCTGGAGAACATCGGGAAGGACGAGGAGCCGGAGTACGTGGTCAACACCACCGGGTCGGACAAGGCCTCGGACTGGGTGCCCGGCTATCCGTTCCGGAAGGCCGACACGGAGGCTGACACGTGGCGTTTCGAGTACAACGGCGACGACGTCGCCGCGATGCGGAGCAAGTGGCGGAACAACCACCAGACGGGAAGCGTCGAGTACGGCGACGTCACGTTCATGCTGCCCGACAGGGAAGGTGTTCCCGGCGCTCTTCAGGGGACCGCCGACGTCGAGCGCACGCAGGTCAGCTTGACGTTGCGGTCCGAACAGGACTACACGAAGGTGCAGGACCTGTTCGAGCGGATGCCTGATGAGGCGTCGAGTCTGAAGATCGAGATCAGCTTCCAGAAGTAG
- a CDS encoding DUF5794 domain-containing protein, whose protein sequence is MSSSRHPVALDVERQVGRGGRLLATVMGLPLVDGIFPVLVLAGALSTVTGMLEVGLLVFGGSAMVAVVLAEMEGSPREQARVVLLIGAVLLPVAVLEAALAPTIAAVVELATFERFAGIVILAVAAQTASARIGELLPRPAIIVGLGLLASVDPAGATLVVEANLEMMARAAATAGIGVGFALAVALASPWLRNAVDIDRFRFGSAVALGVLALSVLGIMPTTAPVALAVLAVTALLSFDPHEARERHTEYHPDHVDLTAAFADGGASQGVAGDERTDTGAAVDDDPDEERAPWL, encoded by the coding sequence ATGAGTAGCTCGAGACACCCCGTCGCACTCGACGTCGAGCGACAGGTCGGCCGCGGCGGCCGACTGCTCGCCACCGTCATGGGCCTCCCGCTGGTAGACGGCATCTTCCCGGTGCTGGTCCTCGCGGGCGCGCTCTCGACCGTCACCGGCATGCTGGAGGTCGGTCTGCTGGTCTTCGGCGGCTCCGCGATGGTCGCCGTCGTCCTCGCCGAGATGGAGGGCAGCCCCCGAGAACAGGCCCGCGTGGTGCTCCTCATCGGCGCCGTGTTGCTCCCGGTCGCGGTCCTGGAGGCCGCTCTCGCCCCGACTATCGCCGCCGTCGTCGAACTCGCGACGTTCGAGCGGTTCGCCGGCATCGTCATCCTCGCTGTCGCGGCGCAGACCGCCAGTGCCCGCATTGGCGAACTCCTCCCTCGGCCGGCCATCATCGTCGGCCTGGGGCTGCTTGCCAGCGTCGACCCTGCCGGCGCGACGCTCGTCGTCGAGGCGAACCTCGAGATGATGGCCCGTGCTGCCGCGACCGCCGGCATCGGCGTCGGCTTCGCGCTGGCCGTCGCGCTGGCGAGCCCGTGGCTGCGCAACGCCGTCGATATCGACCGGTTCCGCTTCGGGAGCGCCGTCGCACTGGGCGTCCTGGCGCTGTCGGTCCTCGGCATCATGCCCACCACGGCACCCGTCGCACTCGCGGTGCTCGCCGTCACGGCCCTGCTCTCGTTCGACCCGCACGAGGCCCGCGAGCGCCACACGGAGTACCATCCGGACCACGTCGACCTGACCGCCGCTTTCGCCGATGGTGGGGCGTCCCAGGGTGTCGCCGGGGACGAGCGGACCGACACCGGCGCCGCCGTCGACGACGACCCCGACGAGGAACGCGCGCCCTGGCTTTGA
- a CDS encoding HNH endonuclease, whose translation MSTDTLSKEQLHHKLLSALDYAVVDYSDTSQKPLEITLDHPLPPKVRVYMYNVTSPKGDRPNDEYKAQLIAPGQDSDERGSFDFSDDWLVLLIGYEQNEEVFVLWDGYLHPDFSFSKTVYVKQWAIRKAVRGELGEQTRNLQTGEEVVITANSENLNEAIRLRTSLSSSSLPEGTEAAGVSNPDPERKATDYDIPDERTSETTRKIRNTTIVNNLKQRYNYRCQVCGKRRKQSKDDFYAEGHHLKPLSDGGPDDIRNIIILCPNHHADFDFGMVKVDPDSLEINHCYEDAEREIKCRPGHDIDPRFLEYNNDHITEF comes from the coding sequence ATGTCAACTGATACCCTGTCAAAGGAACAATTGCATCATAAACTTCTTTCAGCCCTTGATTATGCTGTGGTAGACTATTCTGATACTTCTCAGAAGCCATTAGAGATCACGCTGGATCACCCGCTCCCTCCGAAAGTTCGAGTGTATATGTATAATGTCACAAGCCCAAAAGGTGACCGGCCAAATGACGAATACAAAGCACAACTGATAGCACCGGGCCAAGATAGCGACGAACGAGGATCATTCGATTTCTCTGATGATTGGCTTGTTCTTCTAATCGGTTACGAACAGAATGAGGAGGTCTTTGTATTATGGGATGGATATTTACATCCAGACTTTTCGTTCTCAAAAACAGTCTATGTGAAGCAATGGGCTATCAGGAAGGCAGTTCGTGGTGAGTTGGGAGAACAGACTAGAAATTTACAAACTGGTGAGGAAGTGGTTATCACGGCCAATAGTGAGAATCTAAATGAGGCAATTCGTTTGCGAACCTCGCTCTCAAGTTCATCTCTCCCAGAGGGAACAGAAGCAGCTGGGGTATCCAATCCGGATCCGGAAAGGAAGGCTACTGACTATGATATACCTGATGAAAGGACATCAGAGACCACCAGAAAAATCCGGAATACGACTATCGTCAATAATCTAAAGCAGAGATACAACTACCGTTGTCAGGTCTGCGGGAAGCGTAGAAAACAATCAAAGGATGATTTCTATGCTGAAGGACATCATTTGAAACCTCTGAGTGATGGAGGACCTGATGACATCAGAAACATAATCATACTCTGTCCCAATCATCACGCGGACTTCGATTTTGGGATGGTCAAAGTTGATCCAGACTCATTAGAAATCAACCACTGCTACGAGGATGCAGAAAGAGAAATCAAATGCCGACCGGGACACGATATTGATCCCAGATTTCTAGAATACAATAACGATCACATCACCGAATTCTAA